A part of Jaculus jaculus isolate mJacJac1 chromosome 17, mJacJac1.mat.Y.cur, whole genome shotgun sequence genomic DNA contains:
- the LOC123455552 gene encoding SNARE-associated protein Snapin-like, which yields MAGVSSVAMLGAGTPVVDPTSHNFFGGGGVLEFLQQAMQQLNTHMHADREIQIELWEHIDNLATELCGINEDQKVALDLDPCVKKLLNTRKRVVLVNNILQNTQEQLRRLSYSVAKETAQR from the exons ATGGCTGGGGTTAGTTCCGTGGCTATGTTGGGAGCAGGGACCCCAGTGGTGGATCCCACCAGCCACaatttctttgggggggggggagtcctgGAGTTCCTGCAACAGGCTATGCAGCAGCTCAACACCCACATGCATGCAGACAGAGAAATCCAGATAGAGCTTTGGGAACACATTGACAACCTAGCTACAGAACTATGCGGAATCAATGAGGATCAGAAGGTGGCCCTGGATCTCGACCCCTGTGTTAAGAAGCTGCtga aTACCAGGAAAAGAGTTGTCTTAGTCAACAACATTCTACAGAACACCCAGGAACAGCTGAGGAGGCTAAGCTACAGTGTTGCCAAGGAAACAGCCCAAAGGTGA